A window of the Odocoileus virginianus isolate 20LAN1187 ecotype Illinois chromosome 20, Ovbor_1.2, whole genome shotgun sequence genome harbors these coding sequences:
- the GRAMD1A gene encoding protein Aster-A isoform X1, with protein MAEFLPLLPCAPLLTQDVCAQDSQVPPAKGPSQEAQGGRVQGPAPKRWKLLEVPTIQITPASDGESPPCTPPPQCLQLPRTPDLESSPQDSTTPHSGRSTPSSSPSLCKRLQLLPASRPPPEPELGTMVEKGSDSSSEKGGVPGTPSTQSLGSRNFIRNSKKMQSWYSMLSPTYKQRNEDFRKLFSKLPEAERLIVDYSCALQREILLQGRLYLSENWICFYSNIFRWETTISIQLKEVTCLKKEKTAKLIPNAIQICTENEKHFFTSFGARDRCFLLIFRLWQNALLEKTLSPRELWHLVHQCYGSELGLTSEDEDYVCPLQLNGLGSPKDVGDVIALSDITPSGAADHSQEPSPAGSRRGRITPNLSRASSDADHGAEEDKEEQTDSQPDASSSQTVTPVAEPPSAEPTPPDGPTSLGPLDLLPSEELLTDTSNSSSSTGEEADLAALLPDLSGRLLINSVFHVGAERLQQMLFSDSPFLQDFLQQCKFTDVTLSPWSGDSKCHQRRVLTYTIPISNPLGPKSASVVETQTLFRRGPQAGGCVVDSEVLTQGIPYQDYFYTAHRYCILGLARNKARLRVSSEIRYRKQPWSLVKSLIEKNSWSGIEDYFHHLERELAKAEKLSLEEGGKDARGLLSGLRRRKRPLSWRAHGDGTPHPDPDPCARTGMHTSGSLTSRFSEPSVDQGPGAGTPSALVLISIVLIVLIALNVLLFYRLWSLERTAHTFESWHSLALAKGKFPQTATEWAEILALQKQFHSVEVHKWRQILRASVELLDEMKFSLEKLHQGITVSDPPFDSQPQPDDSFS; from the exons ATGGCTGAGTTCCTGCCCTTGCTGCCTTGTGCACCCCTGCTGACCCAGGATGTCTGTGCCCAGGACTCACAGGTGCCCCCAGCCAAGGGGCCGAGCCAGGAGGCACAGGGTGGCAGGGTCCAGGGCCCGGCCCCTAAGCGCTGGAAGCTCCTGGAGGTGCCCACTATTCAGATAACACCAGCCAGCGATGGGGAGTCACCCCCTTGCACTCCACCCCCGCAGTGCCTGCAGCTGCCGAGGACCCCAGACCTGGAGAGTTCGCCCCAGGACAG CACAACCCCCCACTCTGGCCGGAGCACACCAAGCAGCTCTCCATCCCTCTGTAAGCGCCTACAGCTCTTGCCCGCAAGCCGACCCCCGCCTGAGCCGGAGCTGGGCACCATGGTGGAGAAGGGGTCGGATAGCTCCTCAGAGAAGGGTGGGGTGCCTGGGACACCCAGCACCCAGAGCCTGGGCAGCCGGAACTTCATCCGCAACAGCAAG AAGATGCAAAGCTGGTACAGT ATGCTGAGCCCCACGTACAAACAGCGAAATGAGGACTTCCGGAAACTGTTCAGCAAACTCCCTGAAGCAGAACGCCTCATTGTGG ATTACTCCTGTGCCTTGCAGCGCGAGATCCTCCTCCAGGGCCGCCTTTATCTCTCCGAGAACTGGATCTGCTTCTACAGCAACATCTTCCGCTGGGAGACAACC ATCTCCATCCAGTTGAAGGAAGTCACGtgtctgaagaaggaaaagacgGCCAAGCTGATTCCCAATGCCATCCAGATCTGCACGGAGAACGAGAAG CATTTCTTCACCTCCTTTGGGGCCCGAGATCGCTGCTTCCTCCTCATCTTCCGCCTCTGGCAGAACGCGCTGCTTGAAAAG ACGCTGAGTCCACGCGAGCTCTGGCACCTGGTGCATCAGTGCTACGGCTCAGAGCTGGGTCTTACCAGCGAGGACGAGGACTATGTCTGCCCCTTGCAGCTGAATGGCCTAGG GAGCCCCAAGGATGTGGGCGATGTAATCGCCCTGAGCGACATCACCCCCTCGGGGGCAGCTGACCACAGCCAGGAGCCGAGCCCCGCAGGTTCACGCCGTGGCCGCATCACCCCCAACCTGTCCCGGGCCAGCAGTGATGCAGACCATGGG GCAGAGGAGGACAAGGAGGAGCAGACAGACAGTCAGCCAGACGCCTCCTCCAGCCAGACAGTGACCCCGGTGGCTGAACCCCCGAGCGCAGAGCCCACCCCACCTGACGGGCCCACCTCCCTGGGTCCCTTGGATCTGCTGCCCAGTGAGGAACTGTTGACAGACACGAGTAACTCCTCCTCGTCCACGGGGGAGGAAG CCGACCTGGCGGCCCTGCTGCCTGACCTCTCCGGCCGTCTCCTCATCAACTCCGTCTTCCACGTGGGTGCCGAGCGGCTCCAGCAGATGCTCTTCTCAGACTCGCCCTTCCTGCAGGACTTCCTGCAGCAGTGCAAGTTCACAG ATGTGACCTTGAGCCCCTGGAGCGGGGACAGCAAGTGCCACCAGCGCCGAGTGCTGACCTACACCATTCCCATCAGCAACCCGCTGGGGCCCAAGAGCGCCTCTGTGGTGGAGACACAG ACGCTGTTCCGGCGCGGCCCCCAGGCGGGAGGGTGTGTGGTGGACTCCGAGGTGCTGACACAGGGCATCCCTTACCAAGACTACTTCTACACTGCCCACCGCTACTGCATCCTGGGCCTCGCCCGGAACAAGGCCCGCCTCCG AGTGTCCTCTGAGATCCGCTACCGGAAGCAGCCCTGGAGCCTCGTGAAGTCCCTCATTGAGAAGAACTCGTGGAGCGGCATCGAGGATTACTTCCACCACCTGG AGCGAGAGCTCGCCAAGGCCGAGAAGCTGTCTCTGGAGGAAGGCGGGAAGGACGCACGGGGCTTGCTGTCCGGCCTGCGCCGGCGGAAGCGGCCTCTGAGCTGGAGGGCTCACGGTGATGGGACCCCGCACCCGGACCCTGACCCCTGTGCCCGGACTGGCATGCACACCTCGG GCTCCCTCACCTCCCGCTTCTCAGAACCGTCTGTGGACCAGGGCCCCGGGGCGGGCACCCCCAGCGCCCTGGTTCTCATCAGCATTGT CCTCATCGTCCTCATTGCCCTCAACGTCCTTCTCTTTTACCGCCTCTGGTCCCTGGAGAGGACAGCTCACACTTTTGAGTCCTGGCACAGTCTGGCCCTGGCCAAGGG TAAGTTCCCCCAGACGGCCACGGAGTGGGCGGAGATCCTGGCCCTGCAGAAGCAGTTCCACAGCGTCGAGGTGCACAAGTGGAGGCAGATCCTGCGGGCTTCCGTGGAACTCCTGGACGAG ATGAAGTTCTCACTGGAGAAGCTACATCAAGGCATCACCGTCTCAGACCCTCCCTTCGACTCCCAGCCACAGCCTGACGACAGCTTCTCCTGA
- the GRAMD1A gene encoding protein Aster-A isoform X2, protein MQKGRRPRAPPLSASCGFPRPHCPNTSVSPNLPPIPSPAPSLRFRPGWRVGVRSAPGPRPHWSGGPLSGTTPHSGRSTPSSSPSLCKRLQLLPASRPPPEPELGTMVEKGSDSSSEKGGVPGTPSTQSLGSRNFIRNSKKMQSWYSMLSPTYKQRNEDFRKLFSKLPEAERLIVDYSCALQREILLQGRLYLSENWICFYSNIFRWETTISIQLKEVTCLKKEKTAKLIPNAIQICTENEKHFFTSFGARDRCFLLIFRLWQNALLEKTLSPRELWHLVHQCYGSELGLTSEDEDYVCPLQLNGLGSPKDVGDVIALSDITPSGAADHSQEPSPAGSRRGRITPNLSRASSDADHGAEEDKEEQTDSQPDASSSQTVTPVAEPPSAEPTPPDGPTSLGPLDLLPSEELLTDTSNSSSSTGEEADLAALLPDLSGRLLINSVFHVGAERLQQMLFSDSPFLQDFLQQCKFTDVTLSPWSGDSKCHQRRVLTYTIPISNPLGPKSASVVETQTLFRRGPQAGGCVVDSEVLTQGIPYQDYFYTAHRYCILGLARNKARLRVSSEIRYRKQPWSLVKSLIEKNSWSGIEDYFHHLERELAKAEKLSLEEGGKDARGLLSGLRRRKRPLSWRAHGDGTPHPDPDPCARTGMHTSGSLTSRFSEPSVDQGPGAGTPSALVLISIVLIVLIALNVLLFYRLWSLERTAHTFESWHSLALAKGKFPQTATEWAEILALQKQFHSVEVHKWRQILRASVELLDEMKFSLEKLHQGITVSDPPFDSQPQPDDSFS, encoded by the exons ATGCAGAAAGGGAGGCGGCCTAGGGCCCCACCTCTTTCCGCCAGCTGCGGTTTCCCGCGTCCCCACTGCCCCAACACCTCCGTTTCCccgaatctccctcccatccccagccccgccccctctcTCAGGTTCCGCCCCGGGTGGAGAGTAGGGGTACGTAGCGCGCCCGGCCCGAGGCCTCACTGGAGCGGAGGACCCCTCTCTGG CACAACCCCCCACTCTGGCCGGAGCACACCAAGCAGCTCTCCATCCCTCTGTAAGCGCCTACAGCTCTTGCCCGCAAGCCGACCCCCGCCTGAGCCGGAGCTGGGCACCATGGTGGAGAAGGGGTCGGATAGCTCCTCAGAGAAGGGTGGGGTGCCTGGGACACCCAGCACCCAGAGCCTGGGCAGCCGGAACTTCATCCGCAACAGCAAG AAGATGCAAAGCTGGTACAGT ATGCTGAGCCCCACGTACAAACAGCGAAATGAGGACTTCCGGAAACTGTTCAGCAAACTCCCTGAAGCAGAACGCCTCATTGTGG ATTACTCCTGTGCCTTGCAGCGCGAGATCCTCCTCCAGGGCCGCCTTTATCTCTCCGAGAACTGGATCTGCTTCTACAGCAACATCTTCCGCTGGGAGACAACC ATCTCCATCCAGTTGAAGGAAGTCACGtgtctgaagaaggaaaagacgGCCAAGCTGATTCCCAATGCCATCCAGATCTGCACGGAGAACGAGAAG CATTTCTTCACCTCCTTTGGGGCCCGAGATCGCTGCTTCCTCCTCATCTTCCGCCTCTGGCAGAACGCGCTGCTTGAAAAG ACGCTGAGTCCACGCGAGCTCTGGCACCTGGTGCATCAGTGCTACGGCTCAGAGCTGGGTCTTACCAGCGAGGACGAGGACTATGTCTGCCCCTTGCAGCTGAATGGCCTAGG GAGCCCCAAGGATGTGGGCGATGTAATCGCCCTGAGCGACATCACCCCCTCGGGGGCAGCTGACCACAGCCAGGAGCCGAGCCCCGCAGGTTCACGCCGTGGCCGCATCACCCCCAACCTGTCCCGGGCCAGCAGTGATGCAGACCATGGG GCAGAGGAGGACAAGGAGGAGCAGACAGACAGTCAGCCAGACGCCTCCTCCAGCCAGACAGTGACCCCGGTGGCTGAACCCCCGAGCGCAGAGCCCACCCCACCTGACGGGCCCACCTCCCTGGGTCCCTTGGATCTGCTGCCCAGTGAGGAACTGTTGACAGACACGAGTAACTCCTCCTCGTCCACGGGGGAGGAAG CCGACCTGGCGGCCCTGCTGCCTGACCTCTCCGGCCGTCTCCTCATCAACTCCGTCTTCCACGTGGGTGCCGAGCGGCTCCAGCAGATGCTCTTCTCAGACTCGCCCTTCCTGCAGGACTTCCTGCAGCAGTGCAAGTTCACAG ATGTGACCTTGAGCCCCTGGAGCGGGGACAGCAAGTGCCACCAGCGCCGAGTGCTGACCTACACCATTCCCATCAGCAACCCGCTGGGGCCCAAGAGCGCCTCTGTGGTGGAGACACAG ACGCTGTTCCGGCGCGGCCCCCAGGCGGGAGGGTGTGTGGTGGACTCCGAGGTGCTGACACAGGGCATCCCTTACCAAGACTACTTCTACACTGCCCACCGCTACTGCATCCTGGGCCTCGCCCGGAACAAGGCCCGCCTCCG AGTGTCCTCTGAGATCCGCTACCGGAAGCAGCCCTGGAGCCTCGTGAAGTCCCTCATTGAGAAGAACTCGTGGAGCGGCATCGAGGATTACTTCCACCACCTGG AGCGAGAGCTCGCCAAGGCCGAGAAGCTGTCTCTGGAGGAAGGCGGGAAGGACGCACGGGGCTTGCTGTCCGGCCTGCGCCGGCGGAAGCGGCCTCTGAGCTGGAGGGCTCACGGTGATGGGACCCCGCACCCGGACCCTGACCCCTGTGCCCGGACTGGCATGCACACCTCGG GCTCCCTCACCTCCCGCTTCTCAGAACCGTCTGTGGACCAGGGCCCCGGGGCGGGCACCCCCAGCGCCCTGGTTCTCATCAGCATTGT CCTCATCGTCCTCATTGCCCTCAACGTCCTTCTCTTTTACCGCCTCTGGTCCCTGGAGAGGACAGCTCACACTTTTGAGTCCTGGCACAGTCTGGCCCTGGCCAAGGG TAAGTTCCCCCAGACGGCCACGGAGTGGGCGGAGATCCTGGCCCTGCAGAAGCAGTTCCACAGCGTCGAGGTGCACAAGTGGAGGCAGATCCTGCGGGCTTCCGTGGAACTCCTGGACGAG ATGAAGTTCTCACTGGAGAAGCTACATCAAGGCATCACCGTCTCAGACCCTCCCTTCGACTCCCAGCCACAGCCTGACGACAGCTTCTCCTGA
- the GRAMD1A gene encoding protein Aster-A isoform X3 yields MFDTTPHSGRSTPSSSPSLCKRLQLLPASRPPPEPELGTMVEKGSDSSSEKGGVPGTPSTQSLGSRNFIRNSKKMQSWYSMLSPTYKQRNEDFRKLFSKLPEAERLIVDYSCALQREILLQGRLYLSENWICFYSNIFRWETTISIQLKEVTCLKKEKTAKLIPNAIQICTENEKHFFTSFGARDRCFLLIFRLWQNALLEKTLSPRELWHLVHQCYGSELGLTSEDEDYVCPLQLNGLGSPKDVGDVIALSDITPSGAADHSQEPSPAGSRRGRITPNLSRASSDADHGAEEDKEEQTDSQPDASSSQTVTPVAEPPSAEPTPPDGPTSLGPLDLLPSEELLTDTSNSSSSTGEEADLAALLPDLSGRLLINSVFHVGAERLQQMLFSDSPFLQDFLQQCKFTDVTLSPWSGDSKCHQRRVLTYTIPISNPLGPKSASVVETQTLFRRGPQAGGCVVDSEVLTQGIPYQDYFYTAHRYCILGLARNKARLRVSSEIRYRKQPWSLVKSLIEKNSWSGIEDYFHHLERELAKAEKLSLEEGGKDARGLLSGLRRRKRPLSWRAHGDGTPHPDPDPCARTGMHTSGSLTSRFSEPSVDQGPGAGTPSALVLISIVLIVLIALNVLLFYRLWSLERTAHTFESWHSLALAKGKFPQTATEWAEILALQKQFHSVEVHKWRQILRASVELLDEMKFSLEKLHQGITVSDPPFDSQPQPDDSFS; encoded by the exons ATGTTCGA CACAACCCCCCACTCTGGCCGGAGCACACCAAGCAGCTCTCCATCCCTCTGTAAGCGCCTACAGCTCTTGCCCGCAAGCCGACCCCCGCCTGAGCCGGAGCTGGGCACCATGGTGGAGAAGGGGTCGGATAGCTCCTCAGAGAAGGGTGGGGTGCCTGGGACACCCAGCACCCAGAGCCTGGGCAGCCGGAACTTCATCCGCAACAGCAAG AAGATGCAAAGCTGGTACAGT ATGCTGAGCCCCACGTACAAACAGCGAAATGAGGACTTCCGGAAACTGTTCAGCAAACTCCCTGAAGCAGAACGCCTCATTGTGG ATTACTCCTGTGCCTTGCAGCGCGAGATCCTCCTCCAGGGCCGCCTTTATCTCTCCGAGAACTGGATCTGCTTCTACAGCAACATCTTCCGCTGGGAGACAACC ATCTCCATCCAGTTGAAGGAAGTCACGtgtctgaagaaggaaaagacgGCCAAGCTGATTCCCAATGCCATCCAGATCTGCACGGAGAACGAGAAG CATTTCTTCACCTCCTTTGGGGCCCGAGATCGCTGCTTCCTCCTCATCTTCCGCCTCTGGCAGAACGCGCTGCTTGAAAAG ACGCTGAGTCCACGCGAGCTCTGGCACCTGGTGCATCAGTGCTACGGCTCAGAGCTGGGTCTTACCAGCGAGGACGAGGACTATGTCTGCCCCTTGCAGCTGAATGGCCTAGG GAGCCCCAAGGATGTGGGCGATGTAATCGCCCTGAGCGACATCACCCCCTCGGGGGCAGCTGACCACAGCCAGGAGCCGAGCCCCGCAGGTTCACGCCGTGGCCGCATCACCCCCAACCTGTCCCGGGCCAGCAGTGATGCAGACCATGGG GCAGAGGAGGACAAGGAGGAGCAGACAGACAGTCAGCCAGACGCCTCCTCCAGCCAGACAGTGACCCCGGTGGCTGAACCCCCGAGCGCAGAGCCCACCCCACCTGACGGGCCCACCTCCCTGGGTCCCTTGGATCTGCTGCCCAGTGAGGAACTGTTGACAGACACGAGTAACTCCTCCTCGTCCACGGGGGAGGAAG CCGACCTGGCGGCCCTGCTGCCTGACCTCTCCGGCCGTCTCCTCATCAACTCCGTCTTCCACGTGGGTGCCGAGCGGCTCCAGCAGATGCTCTTCTCAGACTCGCCCTTCCTGCAGGACTTCCTGCAGCAGTGCAAGTTCACAG ATGTGACCTTGAGCCCCTGGAGCGGGGACAGCAAGTGCCACCAGCGCCGAGTGCTGACCTACACCATTCCCATCAGCAACCCGCTGGGGCCCAAGAGCGCCTCTGTGGTGGAGACACAG ACGCTGTTCCGGCGCGGCCCCCAGGCGGGAGGGTGTGTGGTGGACTCCGAGGTGCTGACACAGGGCATCCCTTACCAAGACTACTTCTACACTGCCCACCGCTACTGCATCCTGGGCCTCGCCCGGAACAAGGCCCGCCTCCG AGTGTCCTCTGAGATCCGCTACCGGAAGCAGCCCTGGAGCCTCGTGAAGTCCCTCATTGAGAAGAACTCGTGGAGCGGCATCGAGGATTACTTCCACCACCTGG AGCGAGAGCTCGCCAAGGCCGAGAAGCTGTCTCTGGAGGAAGGCGGGAAGGACGCACGGGGCTTGCTGTCCGGCCTGCGCCGGCGGAAGCGGCCTCTGAGCTGGAGGGCTCACGGTGATGGGACCCCGCACCCGGACCCTGACCCCTGTGCCCGGACTGGCATGCACACCTCGG GCTCCCTCACCTCCCGCTTCTCAGAACCGTCTGTGGACCAGGGCCCCGGGGCGGGCACCCCCAGCGCCCTGGTTCTCATCAGCATTGT CCTCATCGTCCTCATTGCCCTCAACGTCCTTCTCTTTTACCGCCTCTGGTCCCTGGAGAGGACAGCTCACACTTTTGAGTCCTGGCACAGTCTGGCCCTGGCCAAGGG TAAGTTCCCCCAGACGGCCACGGAGTGGGCGGAGATCCTGGCCCTGCAGAAGCAGTTCCACAGCGTCGAGGTGCACAAGTGGAGGCAGATCCTGCGGGCTTCCGTGGAACTCCTGGACGAG ATGAAGTTCTCACTGGAGAAGCTACATCAAGGCATCACCGTCTCAGACCCTCCCTTCGACTCCCAGCCACAGCCTGACGACAGCTTCTCCTGA
- the GRAMD1A gene encoding protein Aster-A isoform X4 has product MVEKGSDSSSEKGGVPGTPSTQSLGSRNFIRNSKKMQSWYSMLSPTYKQRNEDFRKLFSKLPEAERLIVDYSCALQREILLQGRLYLSENWICFYSNIFRWETTISIQLKEVTCLKKEKTAKLIPNAIQICTENEKHFFTSFGARDRCFLLIFRLWQNALLEKTLSPRELWHLVHQCYGSELGLTSEDEDYVCPLQLNGLGSPKDVGDVIALSDITPSGAADHSQEPSPAGSRRGRITPNLSRASSDADHGAEEDKEEQTDSQPDASSSQTVTPVAEPPSAEPTPPDGPTSLGPLDLLPSEELLTDTSNSSSSTGEEADLAALLPDLSGRLLINSVFHVGAERLQQMLFSDSPFLQDFLQQCKFTDVTLSPWSGDSKCHQRRVLTYTIPISNPLGPKSASVVETQTLFRRGPQAGGCVVDSEVLTQGIPYQDYFYTAHRYCILGLARNKARLRVSSEIRYRKQPWSLVKSLIEKNSWSGIEDYFHHLERELAKAEKLSLEEGGKDARGLLSGLRRRKRPLSWRAHGDGTPHPDPDPCARTGMHTSGSLTSRFSEPSVDQGPGAGTPSALVLISIVLIVLIALNVLLFYRLWSLERTAHTFESWHSLALAKGKFPQTATEWAEILALQKQFHSVEVHKWRQILRASVELLDEMKFSLEKLHQGITVSDPPFDSQPQPDDSFS; this is encoded by the exons ATGGTGGAGAAGGGGTCGGATAGCTCCTCAGAGAAGGGTGGGGTGCCTGGGACACCCAGCACCCAGAGCCTGGGCAGCCGGAACTTCATCCGCAACAGCAAG AAGATGCAAAGCTGGTACAGT ATGCTGAGCCCCACGTACAAACAGCGAAATGAGGACTTCCGGAAACTGTTCAGCAAACTCCCTGAAGCAGAACGCCTCATTGTGG ATTACTCCTGTGCCTTGCAGCGCGAGATCCTCCTCCAGGGCCGCCTTTATCTCTCCGAGAACTGGATCTGCTTCTACAGCAACATCTTCCGCTGGGAGACAACC ATCTCCATCCAGTTGAAGGAAGTCACGtgtctgaagaaggaaaagacgGCCAAGCTGATTCCCAATGCCATCCAGATCTGCACGGAGAACGAGAAG CATTTCTTCACCTCCTTTGGGGCCCGAGATCGCTGCTTCCTCCTCATCTTCCGCCTCTGGCAGAACGCGCTGCTTGAAAAG ACGCTGAGTCCACGCGAGCTCTGGCACCTGGTGCATCAGTGCTACGGCTCAGAGCTGGGTCTTACCAGCGAGGACGAGGACTATGTCTGCCCCTTGCAGCTGAATGGCCTAGG GAGCCCCAAGGATGTGGGCGATGTAATCGCCCTGAGCGACATCACCCCCTCGGGGGCAGCTGACCACAGCCAGGAGCCGAGCCCCGCAGGTTCACGCCGTGGCCGCATCACCCCCAACCTGTCCCGGGCCAGCAGTGATGCAGACCATGGG GCAGAGGAGGACAAGGAGGAGCAGACAGACAGTCAGCCAGACGCCTCCTCCAGCCAGACAGTGACCCCGGTGGCTGAACCCCCGAGCGCAGAGCCCACCCCACCTGACGGGCCCACCTCCCTGGGTCCCTTGGATCTGCTGCCCAGTGAGGAACTGTTGACAGACACGAGTAACTCCTCCTCGTCCACGGGGGAGGAAG CCGACCTGGCGGCCCTGCTGCCTGACCTCTCCGGCCGTCTCCTCATCAACTCCGTCTTCCACGTGGGTGCCGAGCGGCTCCAGCAGATGCTCTTCTCAGACTCGCCCTTCCTGCAGGACTTCCTGCAGCAGTGCAAGTTCACAG ATGTGACCTTGAGCCCCTGGAGCGGGGACAGCAAGTGCCACCAGCGCCGAGTGCTGACCTACACCATTCCCATCAGCAACCCGCTGGGGCCCAAGAGCGCCTCTGTGGTGGAGACACAG ACGCTGTTCCGGCGCGGCCCCCAGGCGGGAGGGTGTGTGGTGGACTCCGAGGTGCTGACACAGGGCATCCCTTACCAAGACTACTTCTACACTGCCCACCGCTACTGCATCCTGGGCCTCGCCCGGAACAAGGCCCGCCTCCG AGTGTCCTCTGAGATCCGCTACCGGAAGCAGCCCTGGAGCCTCGTGAAGTCCCTCATTGAGAAGAACTCGTGGAGCGGCATCGAGGATTACTTCCACCACCTGG AGCGAGAGCTCGCCAAGGCCGAGAAGCTGTCTCTGGAGGAAGGCGGGAAGGACGCACGGGGCTTGCTGTCCGGCCTGCGCCGGCGGAAGCGGCCTCTGAGCTGGAGGGCTCACGGTGATGGGACCCCGCACCCGGACCCTGACCCCTGTGCCCGGACTGGCATGCACACCTCGG GCTCCCTCACCTCCCGCTTCTCAGAACCGTCTGTGGACCAGGGCCCCGGGGCGGGCACCCCCAGCGCCCTGGTTCTCATCAGCATTGT CCTCATCGTCCTCATTGCCCTCAACGTCCTTCTCTTTTACCGCCTCTGGTCCCTGGAGAGGACAGCTCACACTTTTGAGTCCTGGCACAGTCTGGCCCTGGCCAAGGG TAAGTTCCCCCAGACGGCCACGGAGTGGGCGGAGATCCTGGCCCTGCAGAAGCAGTTCCACAGCGTCGAGGTGCACAAGTGGAGGCAGATCCTGCGGGCTTCCGTGGAACTCCTGGACGAG ATGAAGTTCTCACTGGAGAAGCTACATCAAGGCATCACCGTCTCAGACCCTCCCTTCGACTCCCAGCCACAGCCTGACGACAGCTTCTCCTGA